A genomic region of Antennarius striatus isolate MH-2024 chromosome 2, ASM4005453v1, whole genome shotgun sequence contains the following coding sequences:
- the snx21 gene encoding sorting nexin-21, whose amino-acid sequence MATRLLDRLRRSLFKDGQGPETEEEEEEESKEEGWEAELEEEECVTDRLGGTLCFDSGGGGGGEGDDVDEAEGSGLDSDSDFPGESMEEGLSSTDASPMGVSPTSQLTRQLQDSWRNLRGLGGGSPASAERRFADSLLFEVTDASVVQDGSSKYVLYTIHVIQSGGSDKTPAIITRRYSDFQRLHATLRRNHGDQMERVCFPRKKLRRNFTAETIANRSRAFEQYLSHLCSLSALRGALCVRQFFYLSDLQTAQLLIRVGRYQEALGPLLNAKRLQEKLGWASYYDNQSQAPPPAAFHWFFTLVGLSSCFQEVDQLEEARDHCDHAVRVLTPVETEDRPTPPGDKPRPLGLKHDSSQQRDNRPHPLLLPLLRAVVRLSWQTGRDKRQWEELQQHMEEQWVGLDNQPTIREFLIKHNLEESEVEG is encoded by the exons atggcaacccGGCTGCTGGACCGCCTGAGGCGTTCGCTATTTAAGGATGGCCAGGGGCCCGaaactgaggaggaagaggaagaggagtctaAAGAGGAGGGCtgggaggcagagctggaggaagaggagtgtgtgACCGATCGGCTTGGGGGGACGCTGTGCTTTGAcagtggaggagggggaggaggagagggagacgaTGTGGATGAGGCAGAAGGGTCTGGACTGGACAGTGATTCGGATTTCCCAGGAGAGTCGATGGAGGAGGGGCTTAGCAGCACAG ACGCCAGTCCGATGGGCGTGTCTCCCACTTCCCAGCTGACTCGGCAGCTCCAGGACAGCTGGAGGAACCTGCGTGGACTCGGTGGAGGAAGCCCCGCCTCTGCAGAGAGGCGATTTGCTGACAGCTTGTTGTTTGAGGTGACGGACGCCAGCGTTGTGCAGGACGGCTCCTCGAAATACGTG ctgTACACCATCCATGTGATCCAGTCTGGCGGCAGCGACAAGACTCCGGCCATAATCACCCGCCGATACTCTGACTTCCAGAGGCTCCACGCCACCCTGCGCCGTAACCATGGAGACCAGATGGAGCGTGTTTGCTTCCCAC GGAAGAAGCTGCGCAGGAACTTCACAGCGGAGACCATCGCCAACCGCAGTCGAGCATTTGAACAGTATCTGTCTCACCTGTGTTCCCTGTCTGCCCTGCGGGGGGCGCTGTGTGTTCGACAGTTCTTCTACCTGAGCGACCTCCAGACGGCACAGCTTCTGATCAG GGTGGGACGCTACCAGGAGGCCTTGGGTCCGCTGCTCAACGCCAAAAGACTGCAAGAAAAGCTGGGCTGGGCGAGTTACTACGACAACCAAagtcaggccccgcccccagcagcCTTCCATTGGTTCTTCACGCTGGTGGGGCTGTCCAGCTGTTTCCAGGAAGTTGACCAGCTGGAGGAGGCCCGGGATCACTGTGACCATGCCGTCCGTGTTCTGACCCCCGTCGAGACTGAGGACAGACCAACCCCACCTGGTGATAAACCCCGCCCACTGGGCCTAAAGCATGACTCTTCACAGCAGCGTGATAACAGGCCACAccccctcctgctcccactGTTGCGGGCCGTGGTGCGTCTGTCAtggcagacaggaagagacaagCGGCAGTGGGAGGAGCTCCAGCAACACATGGAGGAGCAGTGGGTGGGTTTAGACAATCAGCCAACCATCAGAGAGTTTCTGATCAAACACAACCTGGAGGAGAGTGAGGTGGAGGGCtga